The proteins below are encoded in one region of Syngnathus acus chromosome 2, fSynAcu1.2, whole genome shotgun sequence:
- the dnajc11a gene encoding dnaJ homolog subfamily C member 11a, with protein MASALDDDEISSDDYYSLLNVRREATQEQLKAAYRRLCMLYHPDKHRDPELKRQAECLFNLVHQAYEVLSDPQARAIYDIYGKRGLDVDGWEVIERKRTPAEIREDYERLQREREERRLQQRTNPKGTISVGVDATDLFDRYEEDYEGMGGGGVPHLEINKMHISQSIEAPLTANDTAILSGSLSTHNGNGGGTINLALRRVTSAQGWGEMELGAGDTHGPLFGMKVFRNLTPRFYVTAQCGLQFSSRGVRPGLTTVLARHLDKNTMGYLQWRWGIHSSMNTSVVRDTESSHFTLALQLGIPHTFMMMSYQYKFQDEDQTRIKGSIKSGFFGTVLEYGAERKISRHSVLGAVVSVGVPQGVSLKVKLNRASQTYLFPVHLTDQLLPSAVFYATVGPLVVYLAVRQLVIQPYVRAQKERDLEKQRQSSASNTAKKKQEAEAAVLLMQESVRRIIEAEESRMGLVILNAWYGKFVTDNSRRHERAKVIDVSVPLQCLVKDSKLILTEAAKSGLPGFYDPCVGEEKSLKVLYQFRGVMHQVLSGDSEALRIPKQSHRIDTDT; from the exons ATGGCGTCTGCCTTGGACGATGATGAGATCTCCAGTGATGATTACTATTCCCTGCTTAACGTCCGACGAGAG GCAACGCAGGAGCAGCTGAAGGCGGCGTACAGACGCTTGTGCATGTTATACCACCCAGACAAACATCGGGATCCCGAACTCAAGCGCCAAGCAGAGTGTCTTTTTAACCTGGTGCACCAAGCTTACGAAG TGCTGAGTGATCCGCAGGCACGAGCTATCTACGACATCTATGGCAAGCGCGGACTTGACGTCGACGGATGGGAG GTGATAGAGAGGAAAAGAACCCCTGCGGAGATTCGAGAGGACTACGAGCGTCTTCAGAGGGAGCGAGAGGAGAGGAGACTTCAGCAAAGGACCAACCCGAAG GGAACAATTAGCGTGGGCGTCGATGCCACGGACCTCTTTGATCGCTACGAGGAGGACTACGAGGGCATGGGTGGAGGCGGCGTCCCGCACCTGGAAATCAACAAAATGCACATCTCCCAATCCATCGAG GCCCCTCTCACCGCCAACGACACGGCCATCTTGTCCGGTTCTTTGTCTACGCACAATGGAAACGGAGGCGGGACTATTAACTTGGCCTTGAGGAGAGTCACCTCGGCTCAAGGTTGGGGAGAG ATGGAGCTGGGCGCCGGGGACACCCACGGACCTCTCTTTGGAATGAAAGTCTTCCGCAATTTGACGCCGCGCTT CTACGTGACGGCGCAGTGCGGACTGCAGTTTTCCTCGCGAGGCGTGCGTCCCGGCCTCACCACCGTGCTGGCCCGCCACCTGGACAAGAACACCATGGGTTACCTGCAGTGGCGTTGGGGCATCCACTCGTCCATGAACACCAGCGTCGTTCGGGACACCGAGAGCAGCCATTTCACCTTGGCCCTGCAG CTGGGGATTCCGCACACTTTTATGATGATGAGCTACCAGTACAAGTTCCAGGACGAAGACCAGACCAGAATTAAGGGCTCAATCAA GTCCGGCTTCTTTGGGACTGTGCTGGAGTACGGCGCCGAGAGGAAAATCAGCCGACACAGCGTTCTGGGGGCCGTGGTCAGCGTCGGGGTGCCTCAGGGTGTCTCGCTCAAGGTCAA GCTAAACCGAGCCAGCCAGACGTACCTCTTTCCTGTTCACCTGACCGACCAACTCCTGCCCAGCGCCGTGTTTTACGCCACGGTGGGACCGCTGGTGGTCTACCTGGCCGTGCGGCAGCTCGTCATCCAGCCGTACGTGCGGGCCCAGAAGGAACG GGACTTGGAGAAGCAGCGGCAAAGCTCGGCTTCCAACACGGCCAAGAAGAAGCAAGAGGCGGAGGCGGCG GTCTTACTAATGCAGGAGTCCGTGCGGAGGATTATCGAAGCCGAGGAGTCTCGAATGG GTCTGGTCATCCTCAACGCCTGGTACGGCAAGTTCGTGACGGACAACAGCCGAAGACACGAGCGGGCCAAGGTGATCGACGTGAGCGTGCCGCTGCAGTGTCTGGTGAAGGACTCCAAACTCATCCTCACCGAGGCCGCCAAG TCCGGCCTGCCCGGTTTCTATGACCCGTGCGTGGGGGAGGAAAAGAGCCTCAAGGTGCTGTACCAGTTCCGCGGTGTCATGCATCAAGTCCTGTCAGGAGACTCCGAAGCACTCAGGATACCAAAGCAAT CTCACAGGATCGATACGGACACATAG